Within the Drosophila melanogaster chromosome 3R genome, the region CCATGCTGAGTGTCCAATGAGCTGGCCGCCATGTCGATGAGCAGGATTTTGGTGTGCTGCCTCCCGGGCCTTGAACCCTGACCGTCTTTCCTCGCCTGCTCCGTCCAGTCCAACTCGATGGTGGACAACAGGAGGATGGTGCTCGCATCGTTCAGCGGGGCTGTGATAATAATTGCTGAAAATCGAAACCGAATGCAATGAGTTTTCAGCACGGGAACAACACAAGTATAAATATTGTAACTGCTACGCAGATCCTAATACAATTAGGATCAAAGATTGCTCTTTCAAAGAAATATAACTCGtgttatcattatcattatcatcatttGTGACTTGGCATCTTTTCAAGTCAATTAATTCATCTAGGAATTTAAAACTAGGACTTCTAAAATGCCATACTATCTTTTATATTGCAAACTTTATCAAGAACATTAAATATGGatataattttcaataatAGATTTCTGCTCTCAGATGGCAACACTCTTAAGCTCCAATTTTAAGAGTTGCTTGTGGCTCAGTGCAGCAGGCCCAGTGACCAGCACATGCGATACTCACCTTTGCCCGGCTTATCCTGCGAATGCAGGTCACGTATTGTCCTGCCAATTTCGATGCGATACGGCACATGCAAGTTGGCGGCAATGGCCAGTCCCAGGCCCCAATTGTCGTCTGAAAAACATGGAGTGATAGACAGAGGGGTGTGAGACGAATAAAGCAGTGATGTAGAAATTAAATTGCGTTTTTGTGGCACGTAAAGTACTGGTGTCATGTGTATCCTGGCTGCTGCACAAAGCACCCCCTTCGAGCAACCACACCCATCCACTGTGGGGTTCATAATGAGCGCTTTCATTGGGGTCTTGCATGCTGTTATGCGCCTATGCAGTGCTATCCAATAGTCACGGAAAGTGGATTTGCAACCAGCTATAGTCTGAATATACAAATATGACAGCTCTTGGCAATGTTAGTGAGTAATATCATGGGTTTACATACATAATCTTTTATTCGACTGTATTGATGGTGCAAGTACGCGTATATCGTAGTAACTTGTTTCGTATATGATGTCTAAAAACGAACTAAAAAATAAGAGAGATGCTATAGTCGactttcccgactatcagataacCGTTACTCAGCTACTGGGAATGCGATCACGAAATTTCATAATCGCATGAAATGAGACAACATTTCAAATTGTTCGTGTCATTTGGGCGTGTCATTTTTTTGCTGTCTATGGGCGTAAGAGTGGGCgcggcaaaaagtttttttacAGATTGATAGAATTTTAcatcaaaacaaaatttcatataatataaaaaaaagtcaaaatattttgcaatagaatgtgcgttgcagttttgggcggtttgtgggcgttcgCCATCTAGCTTATATAgttctcgacgttcatacggacggacggTCAGACTtactgatcaagaatatatatggacggaaacgcttccttctacgtgttacatacttttcaacaatCTAGCATACTCTGTATACTCTATATAGCTCTGTTTTAAAATCGAGCTGTAAcatatgtttatttaactgaattataatttatttcaagTTGCTTGTAAAACAATGCCATCCAAAAAACTAATAGAATTTACAGCGGCAATTTCGAAAGGCGGATTTCTTTTGGGCCGGGTCGATCGAGGCGGCTTCCACACGGTTCTTGGCTCCCTCGGGAGGTACATCCTGCTTACCCAGTATAGCCATGAAGCCGCAATGCTTTCTGGCTTCTCTGGGGCAAGGGCATTTGTCCACACTGGCACAGGCAACTCTGGCATTGAAATCTTGCTCGGTGGCCGGAGGTCTGGGGATGTACTTGTTGGGATTACAGGCCATAACCCGCCAGTTTGGATGCGGAGCGAGGTAATCAACACCATTGTCCAAGATCTCCTTAGCTAATCTTTTGCATAGGACGGGATCATCGACAGCGGCCATAAGGCGACTATCAAATCGTTTCTCTTCCTCTTCCTGGATACGCTTCATCTCCTTTATTTGTGCATCCAGGTCTGCTTTGTGCTGGATCTGGCGGCACGCAATCATTTCATGGGTGACCTCCGGATGAACAAAGCGATTCTCCATCATTTTGTTCTCCCGAAGTTCAGCATCAGACCGGATTTTGCGTTCGTAGTCCTCGCAGATCTGCTTCCGGAGGATCTCGTGGCACTTCTCTGCAGCCTCCCGCTTCACCCGTACCCTTTCTGTAATGTTGACCTTTGTGCACATGTCCAGCTGGTAGAGATCGGCGATGCGCTCGTCCATCATCTTTTCGATTCCCAATTCAAGAGATTGCATACGGCGAAGGTAGGCCAGGTATTCGAGAGTAGCTCTGTTGAGGTCCTTCTTAGACTGGGCGATATTGGCCAGAGCTTCGGCTTCTAACCGTTGCGTTTCCCTGCAGAAGGCCACGTGGTTCGCCTTCTCCGCCTCCCACTCCGCCAGGCGGGCGCATCTCTTTCGCTCAATCTCCTTCAGTAGCTCGTCCTGGTAGGCTAGTTGGTCCACTGGCGCAGCTTGGTGCTCTTTCTCAAACTCCTCCAAGCGAATCTCCTCCAGAAGAGAATTAATTAACCGCTCGTCCTCCATTCTTTCTGCTAGTGCCGCCTTGCGCTTCTCCTCGTGCTCAGCTACTTGGACGGCCAGGACATGATTCACTTGCTGTTGCATCTGGTGGCGCCTCTGATTTTCCTCAGCTTGGTTGCAGTCGAACTGGGCCCACCGACGGCGATTCAGCTCCAGCCAATAGTTATCCTGCTGGCACTCGCGCCGCTTCTTCCGTTGGTTCTCCAGAATTTGCTCCTCTTGGACTATCTTTGTCTCCACAAGGTCCTGATGCCGAAGAGCCTCGCGGATCTCATAACAGTCGAGCATGACCTGCTGAATGTGCTTTTCCTCGAGGAACTTCTTCTGCTGCTTGGCAACCTGCTCCTTGATGGCGTGGAGGTGCTCCTTTCGTTCCTTGATGTCCTGGTCGATCCGGTTCTTCACCGTGTTTGAAAATTCCTCCTCGTACCGCTTGTCCTCCTCATCCAGCATGTTCTTCAGCCTTTTGCTCCGTTCGTGCAGCTCCGCTGCGGTCACTTCCTTCGCCTTGTTCACCAGCAAACCGATTTGGGTATGCAGACTTTTGCGGTCCGTCCGCGTGATGAAGTTAAAGTGGTCTGCACCACGTCCGGAGTTCTGCATTTTGTCGGGATTATTAAAATACACTAACCAAAAATGTGTACAAGTCGGGTAGTGAAAATCTAATAATTTGAAACGCGTAGGTTCCGCTTGAAGGAATTTCGTGACGGGAAAGTCAATCattgtatttattaaaataaagtttgatttaatttaaaatttatagcTACGAGCGTGTACGaaaaaaagaagtgaaaaTACATAGTCGATATAATAacaattgaaatatataatttatatatattcttgatcaggaacAATAGTCGAGACGATCTGGCCATGTATGAACGTTGAGATCCAGGAACGAAAAGCTAGAAATTTAAGATTAGGcgtacagattctagagacatagacgcagcacAAGTTTGCTGACCCGTttttccacgcccactctaacgcccacatgCCAGCCAAAAGTGCCAcgtaccttttttttttgttaacgaaattattttatttatttgactagCGTACTATTATCCTTCTTGGAAAACTTAATATATAATCGGTATCATTTTAACTATTCTTATTATCTAAGTTGTTATTTACAAAGATTATATGATTAAGAGTATTAAAGAAATGGAATGTTTAGTAATATTTAGAAGATTTGAATTAAGTATGATTTATGTCAAGTTCCGGTCAGACAGGTGGTGTTTTAATCTTCTTCTCGTACTTGTCCGATGGCTTTGGGCTGCGATACTTAGTCGTCTAGCTAGACTATTAGGATGAGATATTAGTCGTTGTATTTTTTCGCTATTTCCTGAATCTTGTCTCCAATTTGTGTCACATTCAGATCGCGTTCGATATCTCTGATCCTCATGTACCACGGAGAGCCTGTAATCTTCCTCAGAGTTTTTGCCTGAAGAACCCGAATTTTATTCAGGTACGTTTTGGGAGCGAATATGCtcttgtttaaattttaaccTTGTTGGCGAGGCAAAGCTTGTTGCGAGGCAAGACATTTTAGAAACCTTATTTCTAAAAAGGACAGCTGTGTCGCCGTGATATGCTTTTCGAAGGTTAAGCTTATATCAAAAATCACTCCAAGATATTTGTATGATGACTTGTGGTCAAGCACTCTTTCTTTAAGTAAGACAGAGTGGCAACTACCTATGCGCTTTGTGAAGGTGACGTTTGCACATTTGTCGGCATTGATGCAGATGTATCACAACTCTGCCCAATTCTGGAATGCGTCCAAGTACTCTTGCAGTGCGTCTGATGCGTCGATAATGCTGCTGCTTTATGTCAGTACCGCTGTGTGTCAGCATATCTTGCAATCAGCACATCTTTACGATCTAATTCAGTGACTGCTGTCCGCGTGGGCATGTCCGCGGAGAAGATGGAGTATAGAGTAGGGCCTAACATACTTCCTTGAGGTACTCCAGCTTCGATGGCTTTAATAGACGAAGTGCATCCATCGGTCGTCACACAGAAGGTACGTTCTAGCAAATCGCTCTTCACAAGCTGGAATAGCTGGGGTGTTAGAATTTTCTTAGCTTTATGTAGAAGTCCAGGATGCCACgcacacacttttgaaaattgtgtttcaaataattttgaaagTTCTACTTCGCACTGTCTCGAGTCTCTAGCTGAGTAATGGGTATGGATCGCCGGGGAACTCGACTCTCTTTTGTTCTTCTCTTTTttagccacgcccacttaaACCTCCACTGTGAGCAATCTCGAAATAAGAGTTTTTGCATCACCCTCGCCCTCTCACTAACTGAGTtaagggtatctgatagtcgagaaaCTTGTCTTTATTTGGTTGTTATGGATTCCTTAATCTTCTGCAAGTGTTGTAAGCAACTTTAGTGCTGAGATGGGATCCCGGCGCGAAGGTCCTTCTCCTGCGATTGGCAAGTTCATGTTTGCCCAAGTGCAAAATTGTACAATTACGCAGCGCAGCAGAAACTGGAAGGACCAAGATAAAGACGGGGTTGGAGGCCGAGGGAAGATTCAGGCTGGAGCGACGCCTCGGCATAAGCCTTAGCCGACTTAgattttcttgttgtttccaTACGAATGGAATGCATTCCGACAAAGTTATGTGGTTAAATTTTCAGGCAATTTGCGTTCCCCTAGAACAATAACAAATGACATAACTGCCGGCCCAGGATAATGCGCAAGAGGCAGCGTGATAAGCAACTTGGAAACCCTAGGGAAACCCTTCTTCCTGATATgcgtaattttcttttaaaagcAATGGTAGACACGCTGAGTTACACTAAATTAAGTATTAACTGGCGTCTGTCCTCTTGTGTGCTTAATTTCTGCCcatttttcttccttttcaaGCATTAAAACCCACACGCTGTTGGGAAAAGCGGCCACTTATGCCAACTGTCTGCTGCATTCACGTACACATTCTTCTTGCTcggattttcattttcatgttATGTATCTTAATATTTATGCGCTTGactcaaaatttaaattgctcgGCGTACACTCGTATCTGCAGCACCATCCATGTATGCATCTCTTCTCTTCCACTCACATTCCTTCCGAATAATGGTGGTCACGCTTTCTACAAATCTGATTTCTGTATGgacaaaatatgtaaaaaaaataggCCTCTATAAAAATTTTTAGAGACTTAAACAGTAGTTACCAATGCAAAGAAAAGCAACGGAGATAGCTGTATCAGATACCTGTTACTACGCTAGCATGAGGGCATGgaaggaaattgaaaatatagcGCGCTCACgttttcaattcattttcGAACTGTCTCAATAGCagttcattttttattaaattaaaaacgaaattgTATATTGCTGGATAACTAGAATTATAACATtttatgctgaaaagaaaactttcttgtatacccgttactcgtagagtaaaagcaaagacactagaataattctagaaTTACACTAGaaaattattctagtgtctttggtaaaatTGTATACAAGATCGCTGAAAAGTAtataacaggcagaaggaatcGTTTCTGCCCATgttaagtatatatattcttgatcaggatcaatagccgagtcgatatggccctgtccgtctgtccattcgtatgaacgtcgaggtctcaggaactataattaatataatgttGAGATTAGGAATGCAGATTTCACAGAAATAGCCGCAGGGCGAGTTTGTTTACTGATGCTGCCACGAGTTTCTATTTTTCCAGGAAACTACGGTAAAATTAGAAAAATTAAGGCTAGAGTTTTGATGAGTATATATAGACAAAAATTCAGCGCGATGCTGAAAGTGAACCATTAAAACCATCAAAATAAATGCGGCTTAAtgagttttggtttttaataggTTAGAAAAGTATTTCCATTACTGGTTTTCCCTTTGTTTCCGGTTAAGCCGTAaattgtttttgaaaattcgTAGAGCACAAGTATATGGctgatatacaaataaattgatGAGAGCTATAAGGAGTGGGAGAATTAATTTGAGGAGGTTGTGGATACTTACTGGAGCCGCATCCATTTATCTAAGTTTCGCAACGCCCCTTCGTGCGTACACGTGGCGAATACGCTATATCATTTGCATAGACCTACGCAAACTGAGGATGATGTCAACGGTTCAAGAGCTTCACTTATTGCAAACCACGAGCTGGATGGGGGAATGTTTATAGTCCAGTGAAAATGACAGAAAATGGGGTATACATGGCCATCAAGCGGTCCTCAAAGTCAGACCGGCGTAACCAAACCTTTTGGCTTAAATAACTTGAAACATTTCCATATTTACACGCAGAAGAGatgttaaatattaaactaTAATTACTCTGTGCACCTGCTCATAATTAATTGGGAAGTTCTGAGTGATATCAGCACAGAGTCAGCTCCCATGAAACACTTCCAGCTTCAGAATTAAGATTTCATACGTGCGCAGATTTGAGGAAAAACCATGGGGTACACTGTGTGCACTCTTGgcaattttcattgttgactGCGGTGCCGGGGGGTGGCAATTATAGTTTCTAGTTACAATCATTACACTCTTTGAGGAGAAAAGTATTGGAAGTATTCGGCTCGGTTCTTCGACCATGTTGTCACAGTCTTCAGCACCAGTTTATTTCGCACCAGGAGCACAAAGATCCAAACAAGGATAACTCGAAATGGCAAACATGACAGTCTGGCCGAAGTTACAGTGATAGTGAAGCCAATCAGCGCGTAAGACGGTCCAATAAATCGCCGGCATATGGCCGCGACTCGATCCACCTTTCATGTCTTCGACTCCATTATCTTTTATTTGGGCAAgataaattatgaaaagcCAGATCCCACTAATTAGCttttataaaaccaaatgTTGATGGACACTGCACTAAAATACATGAAGTTAATTGGTTAACGCTTAATATTAATGTCCTTTCAAGTCCAGCAGAATCAAGGCGTTATGTGCCATTTAATGACAAAGATGTTACAGCGTGgttaatgaaaatgtttcTTGTGCTAGTAGGACAATTGGAACAAGTGGTCAAGTGCGTGGATATCTTGATCCCGTCGATTTCCCCGTCACTTCCTCACCATAGATCGTTCCTTAATGTGGCCTAATCATGTGCGTTTTCTCCTTATAAATCTGCATGTTCGGACTGCCTGTGTGTGAGCGTGAGTTACAGATTcattaaagttttaatttaattaaagtaatttattaGAGTCTTCTCAgattataaaaacaatgcTAACGGGAATCGATTTTCTCGTGCTACCTCCAAGCTCTCTTAAATTTTTGTTGTCAAACGCCAGAGAAAAAGCTCACGAGCCCTCCACAGATTATATAGGGCGTTGGCATCACTGTACACGACAGTCCGTGTAGTGAAGAAGCGCACCTGGAGAATGCGAAGGAAAATTGGCTTTAGAAATCGAAAGTTGGCGCAAAAACGAAATGGACTTCATCCCAAggcattaaagaaatatacgCTTTAGGAAGAAAGGTGTGAAAGCGAAGATTCAAGAAATTTCTTCATATGGAACTTTTTTTGTGGTTTAGGTTACCGCGACATCCGTAAGTGCCGTGGAAGTCCACCCTCGTAGccttttttatgattttagcTAGAAATAAGGAAGGGTGTGCTGGATTGATGGACGGAAACTGAGCCATGAGTGAAGATTATCTCGAGTTTCCTGCTTCTCAGATTGGACACATTTTACATATAGGTTTTTAGAATGTTACTGTGGTCTATAGAATTTCTGTTTTCGACGGTTCCCTTTAATAAATCTGAGTCTACCTCAATTTTGCTACTACGGATTGGTTCCGGATCACTGACTTTGACTTGGTTTAGTATGAATTTTAGTCGTTGTACGACTTGGAATAACTGGTTGGTAATGCATGGGCAAACACTTTGGTAAGCTCCTTTGCCGTGTGCATTTGTAAGAGTTATACttattttatacttttattttatttatggctcTTTTGGATAGACCACAGAAGGAGGAACATGCATATTCTAGCTTACTTCTTAGCAATGCCTTGTGAAGAGACACACCTTTCGTGGGATTTGCCGTCAATCGCAGGTGCAGCCACTTAATAATCTCAGATTACTGCAGTATATGCACACGCGTACATAAGTATTTAGACACCATCAGCTTGCAACTGTCGTGCAATGCTTTTCATAGTacagtcaaataaataataaactatTGATGCTAACAATATTGAGTGAAATTACACTTAAACGCGAGAGGTATGATTTGCCGTTTACCGTGTCAACGATCTTTTTGCTGATAAGAAAACTAGGCTGACAACGATTTGGGCGATGGAAAAAGTATTTAGACATcacatttgaatttaaatttaatttatcgcATTGATCTGGTCTTCGACGATTCAAATTTGTAACTACTCCCTAGTAGAGGGCTGCATAAAACCATTCTCTTTGTTTGCAATTCAGATTATCCATTCGTTCGCATTCAGAATACATGCCATTCAGTTGCGTTCACTTCGTATGTGTTCGGACTTTTAGGCGTTCAATCGAAATGAACTCATTGAATGTGTTTAAAGAATGAATGAAaccaaatgaattttaaatggtAATTCAGTGTGTTAGAAAGAATTATATATGTTGTCATTGGGTAAAATGAGTTCGGACAGCGCGGAGGTAAGTCaaagtttgtgttttattatgtttatgtgtgttattatgtgcgtgtgcgtcttatttaataatattgtagcaTTTGTCTCAGAGAAGTATATCAATTATTTAGCGATCTTATCAAATTGTCCATGTGTTGTCAATTATAACGCAGTGATTATCGAGGAGTCGACGACTGTAATAAAACAGAAATTGGAGAGTGGTGTATATTCGTTAAAGGGGAAAATAGGTCGTAGCAAAGTGTGGGACTATTTTTTTAAAGCAGATGAAAGATTTTGTGGCCTGCAAGAGCAAgagtaaaagtgtttaaaaattttccggCAACACTTCTTATTCAGTTAAACATAAGTGCTATATAATAAACTGCATAAATAACGAAGCTCTAATCAATGTTAATTCTGAAACAAAAAAGGAAGTCACGCTACGAAATGGATTGTAAGGAATTGTCGAACAATTAATGTGATTGGCGACACTGGCCTCAAAGAGGCAAATTCTTTTGCCTCTTGATAAACCTGGGAGCAacgtacatacgtagatgtcgACAATCTTTTGCCCCATTTGACAACAATTTCAAGGAACATGGCTTCGTTATATCAAGAGCGCTTTGGTCCAGTTAAAGTAGAGATTTTAAAGTTCAAGCTGTTTGGCTATGCAGTCACCAGTGACGTATGGACAGACCATCAATTAAGATTGTCTTATCTGTCCTGTACCATACATTATATAAGAGAGGGCATATTGGTAAACCGACTTTTGGCAATAAAGTGTATGAAAGGAGAATCCTGCACAggtaattgaatttaaatataaattgaatgcTTTTCAATCACCAACAAAATGAGTAATgctaattatttcattatttttttttttaggtgtAAAAATTCGTACCAAACTCATGgatattttacaaaatattggTTGAGACCTTGATGAAGACCAGCCTGTGATTGTTACGGATAGAGGTTCTAACATAATTGCGGCTTTCCAAGGTTACGACCATATTCACCTCGTCAATCATTTATTTCAGAAAATTATAAAGGCAACGGATTATAGAATTTTCTAAAATGGTTGATACatgcaataaattaattaagtttttaagAAGTACGgctcaaattttttttttaatgcgaCGTTGAAAAGCTTGTGCCCAACACGATGGAAcacagttttctttttattgaaatCTATAGAGGGAAATTGGATTGAgatttcaaacattttgaaagaaaaaaaccaaacgaGCTTACAGGTATCACACGAGTTCTTGAAACGTTTACCGATATATCAAAAAAATTTGAAAGCAGCCAATTTCCTACGATTCATTTCATAATAccatacaaaaacaaattaaaaaaggcCTGACAACCAGACTTGTCGGATAGTGACCTTTTCTCCAATATAAAGTCAAATCTCCTCCAACAGATAACTCAAACCATTCTTTCATGTGTAACAAAATTCCGCAAAATTGCCTTACTTCTATTTCTACCCAAAAATAAGTTTCTTCAATTTTCTacagcagaaaaaaaatttattgaatttgaagatttcgaaatgaaaaataaagaaaatataccAGTGCATGATGATACATTTTACGATTTCATCGAAAAACGAAATGACATCAATAGCAGTAATCAATTCgattaagaaataaatatgtttattaatacacatattatttatgttgatGGATTTAACTGTCTGGCGAGTTGAACAATTTTTTGCTTACCAGCAACTAGCGCTGCCTCTGAAATAGCATTTTAAGACGCTCGAAATTCAATAAGATCTCTGCCATCTCTTTAAATTCAgagaatattaataaaataatgtttcttcataataatattgaaaattaaatagtagtatatttataaaataagaatataatgTATAATTGTTTGGAAGAAGAGCTTTGCGCTCAAATTATTTCACtgtattttgaaatttaagactTGCTGACTGATGCAGTTTAATTGAAGAGCAAAAGGTTGATTATGTCTTGGTCTCCAAGCGAAGCTGggtttactttaagtttggtgcaaaggcaatgacaacaacaaagacaaaggaaatgctgcCGAGAttggaatttgaaatttatttttacaatgttggataatttcacaatttgtAGGCAATAAACTTATAATTCGATCTAGGTTCCATGCGTATGTTTATGTTGGGGTTTGGTAGATATAGTTCTATATCTAGATCTATTTCACGTCGCAATTTTTTACGtaaattagtttttgtttatttttctttatgaCATAAAGAATATTATGTTTTAATCAATATTCACTTtctatacaaatattttacaacacGGTGAGTCCTGGAGTCTCTGCTGAACTACAGCAGGGCCAGAGTGCGCTCTGTGTTCCGTAGCTGGGTTCCTGTTGTCTTCTTTCGGCTAAATGCCTCTCAGCTGCACGCAGCGGCTTCATCGCCACCTCGAGATCATGTGCTATTCAAGGATCGACGGGTCCACTAGGTCCTCCATGAAACCTTTCCTGTCGTGGTCGAGTAGCGGACAATTAAGAATAATATGGTTGAAGGCAGCGTCATCTAAGGGGCTTAGAGCCGCTATGTCTGGTCGGCAATTTTTTGACAACAAGAGGCAACAGAGCTGATTGTGAATTCCAGGAGAGTGGCGGTGGCACTCATAGATACAAGTAGATAGGTTCGACCGGGATCTAAATCCCCAAGATGGTTCTTTTCTATTTCTGGCAGTCCGATGAAGCGGTGTGCAGCTGCTTGGCGCGAAGGATTTTTGGACAGCGTGAAGAATGAAAAAGATTAAGTAAGAATATGGCGAGAAAGATTTTCGGGCCGCGGCCACTAAGAGAGGGCACTGAGGCCTATATACATACAGCTGTGTGTTCATAAAAATAGCAGTGCTTTGGACCTGAGAGTTTAAGATAAAAATTCCTATGATTTACAGtttaatttcaaacaatttaacaaatgtttcactttcatttcttgaatagtttcgaaaataTAGATTAAAACAACATAACAGGCAGAAATTCTGGTGTTCAATGAAATGCTATGAAAAAATAGTAACAAAATTCAACTTGACCTAGAACTAagttagtttttctttttataccTGCCCATACATCCTCCACAACTTTCCAAATCTGAGCCTTAGACGTCGGGGAGTTATTCGACACATATTGTTTAAGGTACCCCCACAGGTTCGggtttaaattgaaaaatagtGCCGGCCACGGCATTGCATCTATTGTATTCTATTTCGGGTGAACCTATTCTTAGCCGATTTGCTTCTGCGTTTCGGATCATTATCCTGTTTGAATGTCCATTTTAAGGGCatattatattcaaaatatgaCAGTAAGACAtcaatatgtatatttacatatgcgtTTTGGTCTATAATTCCGTAAATCATATGTTATGGACTCATAccattgtaaaaaaaaacaaaaaaaaaacaacaataccaGGATTTTAGGTCCACCGTGATTGAAAGTCTTCACTGGGTGATTTGGGTGGTACTTCGTGTTTGGAGGTCGTCAGATAAACTGTAGTGAACCAATTCCACCAAATATCACTATTTTTGACCCATCAGTCTAAAGGATATTACGCCATTTTGAGACTGGTCAGTTTAGGTAGGTTTTAGCGAAGGTAAACCCTGCCTGAATAAGTCTTGGACTAAGTAGGGGAGCCTTTCGAGGACTCCTCGCACTGAAATTTTGATTCAGTAGTCGTCTCCGAATAGTAACGTCACTGATTCCCAAGTTCAGCTCAGACTGTATGTCCCTAGAGGATGCACAAAGATAGGCTTTGCTCTAACGAACTATGCGTCGATCCTTTATATCTGTGGTTTTACGTATGGTACCGCGGTTTTCGGGCTtccattcatatttaatggAATTAGATACCATTTGGGCAGAACATTCAACGATTTTTTAAATGTCCCTGTATGTTTTTCGTTTCTTCTTAGCTTAATAATTAACATTCTTTTCTCCTGGGAGCAGTGCTGTCCTCTACCCACTAagatataatttttttatttcctttttttaatttattgccctTTTAAATATACGAATGACCTtactttttagaaaatattgacAATTTGGGACTTTACGTTGGTCAAAACCAGACACTTATATTCTTATGAACAGCCTAAAAGTTGTGATTTTGCTtaagaatgtaaataaaaaaggataatatgaaaaactaaccggattttctttttttccctATCTACACATTccatttaacaaaaataagtgGAATAAAAAGTCGATTCCGAAAAGAGACATGGGACATGGAAAAATACCTTTGTATTACTTAGCTTCCCTCGCACTGCTATTTTTCTGAACACATCTGTAAATCAGAGCCTAAATTCTAAGGGGATAAGGAAAATTGGTATGCTTCTGTGGAGTCGgaattgatttaaataaagtCAGAAATAAAAAGCCATTGAGCCGCCAAGTCTCCAAAGAAAACAAGA harbors:
- the CG34425 gene encoding uncharacterized protein → MQNSGRGADHFNFITRTDRKSLHTQIGLLVNKAKEVTAAELHERSKRLKNMLDEEDKRYEEEFSNTVKNRIDQDIKERKEHLHAIKEQVAKQQKKFLEEKHIQQVMLDCYEIREALRHQDLVETKIVQEEQILENQRKKRRECQQDNYWLELNRRRWAQFDCNQAEENQRRHQMQQQVNHVLAVQVAEHEEKRKAALAERMEDERLINSLLEEIRLEEFEKEHQAAPVDQLAYQDELLKEIERKRCARLAEWEAEKANHVAFCRETQRLEAEALANIAQSKKDLNRATLEYLAYLRRMQSLELGIEKMMDERIADLYQLDMCTKVNITERVRVKREAAEKCHEILRKQICEDYERKIRSDAELRENKMMENRFVHPEVTHEMIACRQIQHKADLDAQIKEMKRIQEEEEKRFDSRLMAAVDDPVLCKRLAKEILDNGVDYLAPHPNWRVMACNPNKYIPRPPATEQDFNARVACASVDKCPCPREARKHCGFMAILGKQDVPPEGAKNRVEAASIDPAQKKSAFRNCRCKFY